The proteins below come from a single Erythrobacter sp. SG61-1L genomic window:
- a CDS encoding phage holin family protein, with translation MTAHSPDDPTAGPASVEDIPEGDRQEDVGGPTLVDELSSLFEDGRTYAEAEIAFQKTRAAFVGEQAKGIAVTGGIAALLVVLAIFALVFGAILALTPLVGAFGATGIVFGALLIAAFVLVRIARAKARAMIRAFGNGNS, from the coding sequence ATGACTGCCCATTCGCCAGACGATCCGACTGCCGGTCCAGCCTCCGTGGAAGATATTCCCGAAGGTGACCGGCAGGAGGATGTCGGCGGGCCTACGTTGGTGGACGAACTGTCTTCCTTGTTCGAAGATGGCCGCACTTATGCGGAAGCAGAAATCGCCTTCCAGAAGACTCGCGCCGCCTTTGTAGGGGAACAGGCCAAAGGCATTGCCGTGACAGGCGGAATTGCCGCGCTGCTGGTGGTGCTGGCGATATTCGCGCTGGTCTTTGGGGCTATCCTGGCGCTCACGCCGCTGGTCGGCGCGTTTGGCGCGACGGGCATCGTATTTGGCGCCTTGCTGATTGCGGCATTCGTGCTGGTGCGGATTGCCCGCGCCAAGGCCAGAGCGATGATACGAGCATTCGGGAACGGGAATTCATGA